cctgtaattttcttttaaaattctgcaacagatacttctgattttttttggggggggagcttttggattacttttaaattttaataattttctttttttggatgttacatatttttacagTACGCACAACTCAAAAAGGAACTATTTAACTCTATGTCATGTACCAATAATTAAGGTTGaagaattttgaaacatttttatggaaGGAAGTAACACACATCACAGAGCTATTAGGGCATAAAGAGCCATGTGGGACACACATATGTGGAAGCACTACCCCAGTGACCACCACAGAAGTTATACGGATCTCTCAGGGGCTAGAAAATGCCTAAGAATTTAGAGTGAGAACTTGCTAGGCTTCTGAGATGTAATCTGGCAATTTGTCCTTTTAACCTATACTTTAGCCTAAATGGGAACATTTTGGGAAACCTGTCTAGTGTTGGACTCATCTATTAAAATTCTTTGGTATCCAACTTCCTTCCGGAATTTGGTAATGAGAACTTTAACTATGAGTACAAAGGTATCTCTCAAATAACAATCACTGTTATTCAAGAAGGTTCTTACAAAACAGATTGACAAGTAcagtcctccctccctccatccttttctctttctttctttctttctttgtttctttctttctttctttgtttctttctttgtttctttgtttctttgtttctttctttctttctttgtttctttctttctttctttgtttctttgtttctttgtttgtttgtttctttctttctctctctctctctttccttccttccttcctaccttccttcctctctatctttctctctttcttttttagataattttaaatgatagttgatttacattttctgtcaatttctgctgtacagcacggtgatccagtcatacgtatatgtacattcttttgttCACATTATCCCCCACCATGTTCTATAACAAGTGACTagatcttccttccctccttcctgctttccttttatttcatctttctttctttcctcttatgtTGGTTTTGCATCTTTTTCAAAGAGCCATTTTTGTGGTCCTCTGGTATCTACCTATGAGCCAATACTTTTTTCTTGCCTAGAGTTCTCCTAAGAGCTGCCTTGACTTCCTTGTTCCGTAAactgtagatgatggggttgagcATGGATGTTACCACGGTATAGAAGAGGGCTAGGAGTTTATCTATTCCTGGTGAATGGCTAGCCTTGGGTCTCAAGTAGGTGACAGATCCTGAGCCATAGAAGAGTGTTACTACAAGtaagtgggaagaacaggtggaaaGAGCTTTTTGGCGACCCTCAGGAGGGCATGCTGAGCACAGCAGCTAGAATTCTGCCATAAGAAGCAATGATGAGTAAAAATGGGCTGGAAATGCAAAGGGTGGCTGCAACAAAGACTGCAGCCTCATTATGGGAGGTATCCCCACAGGCAAGTGCCAGGATAGGGGGGAGGTCGCAGAAGAAGTGGTCTATTTCACAGGGGCCACAGAAGTCCAGGGAGAAAATATAGTTGGTCTGGCCCAAGGCTGCCATGCATCCCACTCCccaagaaaccattgccaaatgGACACACACTCCACGACTCATTCGTGTTGCATAGTGAAGTGGGGAGCATATGGCCATATAGCGGTCAAAAGCCATGGCGGCCAAAAGACAGCACTCACTGATACCAAAAGATGCGAAGAAAAACATCTGTGTAGCACACCCCTCCCGAGAGATTCCTCGGGCCTCGCTCACAAGgttctgcagcatcttgggtgtGACAGAGCACGTGTAGCCAATCTCCAAGAGAGACAGGttggccaggaagaagtacatgggggtgtggaggaccGGGTTGGTCCAGATGGCAGTGGCTATGAGAGCATTGCCCGCCAGTGATGCTAAGAACATGAGCAGGATGAGGGTAAACGAAAGGAAACACTGTTCAGTGACCTCAGAGAATCTGGCAAAGGCAAAGCGTTTGACAGACATGCTGTTGTCCTGCCACAAGGAACAGTTGAAGGTCATgcctgaaaaaaagaaggcaaggtcATCATCAAGAGTCTTTCACATAGAAATCTGAATCTTTCTCTTACTCTTAACAAGCTCTCTTGAGTCAGAGAGATAGatttcttttctgcatttctaaaattc
This genomic interval from Sus scrofa isolate TJ Tabasco breed Duroc unplaced genomic scaffold, Sscrofa11.1 Contig988, whole genome shotgun sequence contains the following:
- the LOC110259197 gene encoding LOW QUALITY PROTEIN: olfactory receptor 10C1-like (The sequence of the model RefSeq protein was modified relative to this genomic sequence to represent the inferred CDS: inserted 2 bases in 1 codon), with protein sequence MTFNCSLWQDNSMSVKRFAFARFSEVTEQCFLSFTLILLMFLASLAGNALIATAIWTNPVLHTPMYFFLANLSLLEIGYTCSVTPKMLQNLVSEARGISREGCATQMFFFASFGISECCLLAAMAFDRYMAICSPLHYATRMSRGVCVHLAMVSWGVGCMAALGQTNYIFSLDFCGPCEIDHFFCDLPPILALACGDTSHNEAAVFVAATLCISSPFLLIIASYGRILAAVLSMPXPEGRQKALSTCSSHLLVVTLFYGSGSVTYLRPKASHSPGIDKLLALFYTVVTSMLNPIIYSLRNKEVKAALRRTLGKKKVLAHR